In Mesorhizobium sp. M9A.F.Ca.ET.002.03.1.2, the DNA window TCGAGCAGCCGACCAAGAGCCTGGTGTTCCTGCAATATGCGCCGAGCGTTCCGGAGTTCGTCGAACTGACGAAGGAAAAATCGAACGGCGTGATCTACAACCTTCTCGGCGGCGCGCTGACCACGCCAAAGAACCCGCGCGCCGACGAAGTGGCCGGCAAGTTCAAGGCCAAATATGGTGTCGAGAGCGGCACATACGGCGTCGGCCTCTACGAGATGGTCCACGTCTATTTCGACGCGCTGAAAAAGGCCGGCGATCCGACCGACCATGCCGCAATCATGAAGGCGCTGTCCGAGACCGACAAGCAGGTCGCCGAAGGCCGCCTGAAATTCGATCCGGCCACGCATCTTGCCATGCAAGGCGACGACTACATCCCGATCACCTTCTTCCAGATCTGGGACGGCAAGCGGGCATTGGTTTCGCCCGCCAAATACGCGACCGGCGGGTTCCAGCCGCAGCCCTGGATGAAATAGCGGCATGCCGCTGCTTGAAGTCGAGGGCGTATCGAAGGCGTTCGGTTCCCTCAAGGCGGTCGACGACGTTTCGTTCGCCGTCGAGGCCGGGGAAATCTTCGGCGTCGCCGGGCCGAACGGCAGTGGCAAGAGCACGCTGTTCAACGTCATCACTGGCATACCGTTCGGCCCCGACAAGGGCCGGATACGGTTCGACGGGATGGAGATCCAGGGCAAGCCGGGCAATGCCATTGCACAGCTCGGCCTCCTCAGGACCTTCCAGCGCGAGACCAGTTTCGACGGGCTGACCGTGTTCGAGAACGCGCTGATCGGCGCGAGCTATGGCAAGCCCGGGCGAGGGGCGGCTGAAGCACGGGCCCGCGCCGTCGAGGCGCTGGAGTTCGTCGGGCTTTCAACGGCCATGCTTGGAAGGCTCGCCGGCGAATTGTCGGTGTTCGACCGCAAGTGCCTGATGCTGGCAACGGCAATCGCCACGGAACCGCGCATGCTTTTGCTCGACGAGCCGGCATCGAGCCTGACCAAGCCGGAGATCGAGATGTCGATCGGATTGATCAGGCGGACGGCGGCGCGCGGCATCACCGTGGTGCTGATCGAACATGTGCTGACCTTCCTGATGAGCCTTTCGCAACATCTCCTGGTGCTGAACCAGGGCCGTGTGCTTGCCGCGGGCGAGCCCAGGAGCGTGATCGCCGACCAGCGCGTGGTGGAAGCCTATCTCGGCACAAGGAGATCGGCGGCGTGAGCGAAAGCCCGATCCTGAGCGTCGAGGCGGTGACATCAGGCTATGGCCGCGTGACCGTGCTGCACGACATCACGCTCGAGGCCGGCCGGTTCGGCAATGTCGGGCTGTTCGGGCCGAACGGTCACGGCAAGACGACGCTGCTGAGAACCATTTCCGGCCTCATCGCGCCCAAACGCGGCCGCGTCGTCTTCGACGGCAAGGACATCACTGGCCTGAGCGCGCGCGCCATCGTCGCAACCGGCCTCATTCATGTGCCGCAGGGCAACAAGCTGTTCCCCGACCTGACGATCGGCGACTGCATGGCGCTTGGCGCCTATTCGCCGCGTGCGCGGCCGCACGAGGCCGAGAACCGCGAAAAGGTGGTGAAGCTGTTCCCGAAGCTCGCCGAACGCTGGCGCCAAAAGGTGCGCACGCTGTCCGGCGGCGAGCGCCAGATGGTGTCGATCGGCACGGCGCTGATGAGCCATCCGCGCCTGCTGATCCTGGACGAGCCGACACTCGGGCTTGCGCCGAAGATCAAGGACGAACTCTGCACCGCCGTCATGGACATCTCGAAGGGCGGAGTGCCGCTCGTCGTCGTCGAGCAGGACATCGAGTTCCTGCTCGAACTCAGCCGGCAGTTGTTCCTCGTTGATCACGGAGCGGTCAAGACCGAGATCCGGCCGGGCGAAAGCATCGAGCACAGCGAAATCATGGCGATGTATTTCGGGCATTGAAGGATTGGACAGGGGTCGGGCATGAGCGTCTTTTCGGATATCTTCTTCGGCGGCCTGTTCCAGGGCTCGCTCTACGCCATGATGGCGGTCGGGCTGGCGCTTGTCTGGACGACGATCGGCGTATTCAACTTCAGCCATGGCGTGTTCATGATGCTGGGCGCCTATTTCGCCTGGCAGCTCGTCGCCTTCGGCCTGCCGGTGATGATCGCCTTTCCGCTCGCAATCATCGTCATGGCGGGCGCGGGATGGATCCTGCAGGCCTCGGTGGTGCGGCCGCTGATCGGCCGTCCCAACATCGTCTTGGTCGTCGTCATCACCACGCTGGCGGCCGGTTCGCTGATAGAAAACGGCGCGCTGACCCTCTGGGGGCCGCGCTCCAAGCAACTGCCGAGCCTGATCGAAGGCAATACCACCATCGCCGGCGTCGGCGTGTCGCTGCACCAGATCGCCATCATCGTCATCACGCCGCTGATCCTCGCGGCCTTGTGGTCGTTCCTCAACCGCACGCGGCTCGGCCTTGCACTCAGGGCGGTCGCACAGAACGAGGATGCGAGCCATCTCGTCGGCCTCAACGTCACGGCGCTTTACGGCCTTGCCTTCGCCATCGCCGCGTCGCTGGCTGGGCTGGCCGGGATCTTCATGGGCGGCTACCGCTTCATGAACCCGTCGATGGGCGCAGACCCGCTGCTCAAGGCGCTGATCGTGGTGGTTTTCGGTGGCATCTCAAGCATTTCCGGGCCGATCTTCGCTGCCTACCTGATCGGGTTCTTCGAGGCGGCGAGCAACTATTATTTCGGCCTCTACTGGACGCCGGCGCTGCTTTTCCTCGTGCTCATCACGACGCTCATGGTGCGCCCGGAAGGCATTTTCGCCAGCCGCTCCAGGGGACTCGCATGACGCTCCTCAACGTTGCCATTCCGTCTGCTCCCGGCCGCGTCACCTGGAACCGCGAGGCGATCGGCTTCGTGGCGGGCTTCCTGCTGCTTGCCCTTTTGCCGCTCGTCTTCGGCGACAGCTACAGCCGGCATGTGCTGATCATGATCTTCATCTACGCGATCGTCGCTTCGAACTGGGACCTCAGCCTCGGCTATGGCGGCGTCTTCAATTTCGGCCACCTGGCACTATTTGGCATCGGCGTCTACACCTACAGCCTGCTTGCCAAGCTGGCCGGCGTCGATCCGTGGATCGCGCTTGTGGCTGGCGGCGTGATCGCCACCCTGGCGGCCGTGCTGGTGACCATCCCGATCCTGCGGCTGAAGGGCATCTTCATCATCCTGGTCACCTTCGGCTTCGCGCAGCTCGTCATGCAGGTCATTGTCAGCCAGTCGGATCTGACGGGCGGCACGCAGGGCCTGGTGCGGGTGCCCGGCCTCTATGTCTTCGATCACAACATGATCCGCGACGGCAAGCTCGCCTATTTCTACATCGCGCTGTCGCTTCTGGTGGCGAGCACGCTGTTTTTGCGCCTGTTCGTGCGCTCGCGCGCCGGCGCCAGCATCGTGGCCCTGCGCGACAACGAGGAATATGCCATCAGCCGCGGCGTCTCGCTGGTGCGGCAGCGCGTGGTGACGCTGGCGGCAAGCGCCTTCTTCACCGGGATCGCCGGCGCCTTCTACGCCGCCTACCAGCGCAACGCGTCGATCGACGTGTTCGGCATGAGCCTGGCGACCATCATCCTGTCGATGGTGCTGCTGGGCGGGACAAGCACGATCTACGGCGCGATCATCGCCTCCTTCGTGCTCACCGTCTTTTCCGAGGCGATGGCCGATTTCGGCGCATGGCGGCTGATGATCTCGGCGCTGCTCATCATCGTGATCATGCTGGTCTACCCAAGCGGCCTTGTCGGCATGATCCGCGCCGCCGGGACGGTGGTGGCCGACCGCATCAAGCGTCCGGCCTGACAAGGTTAGCGCAATCGCTTCAGGTTTGAAATCGGCCCGTCTGCCCTCTCCGGGCGTCGGCGCTGCCCCTCACCTGCCTGCCGGCATCCTCTCCCCGTATAATGACGGGGAGAGGGGCGCTGTCATCGACGGCTTCGCCAATCCCCGGCGCTGTAAGAAGGGCACCGGGGCTGCGGCCAGCCCCCTTCTCCCCGTCACTATACGGGGAGAAGTGCCCGGCAGGGCGATGAGGGGCGGCACCGACTTCGACAATTGGTAGTCTCCCACCACAGGTTGGAAAGTGTTATTCGTCTGAGGCGATTGCCTGCCGATAACGCCTGCGATCAGCGCACCCCGCACCAGTCGATGACGGAAGCGGCGATGACCTTGGCGGTTTCCACGACAGAGTCGACCTCGACATATTCGTCGGCGCCATGAAAACCGTCGCCGGACGGACCGAAGATGACGCCGTCGACGCCGGCGCCGGCATAGTGCGCGGCATCGCAGACGGCGACGAAGCCCTTCACCTCAGGCGTCTTGCCGATACGCGCCTTGTTGGCGACAAGCGACTTGACCAGCGGATGGTCCGGCGGGGTGTTCATCGGCGGAAAGTGAAGGCCGCCCAGCTCCCACTGGATGGTCGGCGGATTTTCGCGCAGCCAGGCGTCGGCGGCGGCGAAATGATGCACGAAAGTCTCGAAATCGCGGCGATAATCGGCTGAGTTCTCGTCAGGCAGGAACTTCATGTCGAGATCGAGAACCGCTACGTCCGGGATTATCGCCGGATTGGTCATAACCGTCGGCAGGCCGTTCTCGCCAAGTCCGGTGCCGCCCTGCATCACCCCGATGTTGATCGTGTTCATGCCGAGCGGCAGCAGCGGATGCGATTTCGCCCGCGTGCGGTCGAGCTCGTATTGGCGTACGGCGGCGATGAAACGGGCCGCGATCTCGATGGCGTTGACGCCGGGCTCCAGCCGGTCCTTGTCGTGGCGCTGCGGGTAGATTTCATTGTAGCGGAGCGCGGAATGCGCGTTGCGGCCGCGGATCGTCACCCGCGCCCATTCGAGCCCGCCTTCGACCGGCAGGACATCGCCCCAGGTGGGTTCGGCGACCAGCACCGCCTTGGCGAGCTTGCCCCTGGCGACCGCGTCCATGGCGCCGAAGCCGCCGGCTTCCTCGTCGACCACCGTGTGGATCGCCAGCCGGCCCTGGAGCGTGATGCCGGCCTTGCGGATGGCGTGCGCCGCCGCGAGGCAGGCGGCGACGCCGCCCTTCATGTCGACCGCGCCGCGGCCGTAAAGACGCCCGTTGGTGATGGCGGCGCCAAACGGATCGACCGACCAGTTCTTCATTTCGCCGACCGGCACGACGTCGACATGGCCGCATAGGATCAGGCTGCGCTCCTCGTCGCCGGCCCATTCGCCGACCAGATTGGGCCGTCCCGGCAAGGCGTCCCATTGTTCCGTCGAAAAGCCGTCGGCCTTGAGGATCGGCTCCAGCATCGCCTGCACGTCGGCTTCGCGGTTCAGCCCTTGCCGGGTCTCGAATTTGGGATTCACCGAGGGGATTTGGACCATGTCGCTGGTGAGGCCGATCACCCAGTCGCGATCCCTGTCGATCTCGGCCTGCGCGGCGGCGACGGCCGCATCCCTGTCCTGCATCTCGATGTCCTTTCGTGCCTCGGCGGCGTTCGTGATTGTCTCTTGGTGTTGCAGGGGTGGTCCGGCTAATCAGCCGATTTGGGTTTGCCCCTGACGAACGGCGCCGCCCACTTCGCCGGATCGTCGGCGGCCGCGCTGCGGCGGCCGGTGAAATCCGATGCGTCGAGCGTCACGCCGTTGGCGCGGCGGATCCCTTCGATATCCTCGATGCGCTTGCGCACCGTCTGGCCTTCGCTCTCCAGCGCATGGGCGAACACGGTCTCCATCTGGACGACGGCCGTCGCCAACGTGTCGAACGGCGAATTGGCCTCGATTGCCGCAACCAGCGTCAGATCGGCATGTTCGGAGATGGGCGAGAGCCATGGGTCGGTGAACAGCAGGATGCCGATGCCCCGCTCGCGCGCCTGACGGGCGAAGTTGACCACGTCCGACTGGTAGCGGCGATAGTCGAACACGACGAGCAGGTCACGCTTGCCGAGATCGATCAGCAGGTCGAAATCAGTCGGCGCCAGCGCGCCGATGTCGTGCACGCCGGGACGGAACTGCACGAGATAACCGGCGAGCATCGAGGCGATGTGGCGGCTGAAGCGTCCGCCGAGCAGCACGACCTGACCCTTGCAGTCGAGCAGCATCCTGGCGGCGCGGCCATAGCTTTGCGAAGGAACCGCCGTGCGCGTCCGATCCAGGCTGTCGGACACCGAATGGAAGTAGTCGTTGACCGTGCCTTCGCTCGAATTGGCAGGCCGCTTCGCCTCCATCATCAGCAGCGGGGAATGCAGCCGGGATTCGATCTCCGCCAGAAGCTTGCCCTGGAAGGCGGCAAAACCGCCATAGCCGAGCTTGACCATGAGGCGCATGACGGTCGGATCGCTGACGCCAGCTGCCTTTGCCAGGCGCGTGGCGGTGCCGAGGCCGGACATCGGATAATCGGCCAGAAGAACCTGCACGATCTTGGCTTCCGCGGATGTGAGGGCCAGGGTGGTATGCGCCAACTCTTCGCGGATCGACACCGGACCTCTCCCTTTCCGTATTCAGCCGCTGATAGAGAAATTACAAATTCTGGTGATGATGTCAATTTTTGGAAGGATTTCTACAAATGGTGAGACCCCTGGGCGCCATTTTGCTTTGTCCGTCCAGATGACGTGTTCTTCGGCGACTGTGGGCGAACCCGGCTCGAATCGGCTATGGCCCGGGCATGCAGGAAACATCTCTTTACATGCCGGTGAAGCGGTTTCTTGAGAGCCTGGAATTCACCGTCAAAGGTGAAGTTGGCGGCTGCGATGTCGTGGGACTGCGTGACGGCGAGCCGCCCGTGGTCGTCATTTGTGAATTGAAACTGCAGTTTAACCTCGAGCTTATACTTCAGGGTGTCGATCGCGCCGCGGCATGTGACGAGGTCTGGCTCGCGGCGAGGATGTCGGCCCGCGGTAAGGGCCGCGAGCACGATCGCCGATTCCGCGCCCTCTGCCGGCGGCTTGGTTTCGGCCTGTTGGCGGTTGGCTCCGCCGGCAACGTCGAATTGCTGCTCAGCCCGGCCGCCTTGCCGCCAAGACGAGACCCGCGGCGATCCTGTCGTCGGCGGTGGTTCCCGAACCCCGATAATGACCGCTTACCGGCAGACGCGCTGGCCTGCGCCGCTGCGATGGCGGATGGCCCGAAGCGCCCGCGCGACCTGAAAACCATTTCACCGCGCGCCGCCAAGATCCTGCTTCACAATGTCTATGGATGGTTCGCCAGGGCCGAGCGCGGCGTCTATGCGCTTACCGACGTTGGCCATGCCGCGCTACAGCGCTGGCCGCAGCGGGCTCCGTGATATTCAGGCGGCCCAGCGGCTCCCATTGGGGCGACCAACAGCGGGCCGCTGGGCCTGACCGGCTGGCGGTACGGGGCGGTTGCCGGCTGGGGTGGACTATAGGTCCTTCATGTATCGTCGCTAATTTAGTAAAATGGTCATGTTCCGTTCGACTGGCCGTCAAATCGGATGAGCCTAGAGCCGAATTCATGCCTAAACGAGTGAGTACCGGCGGCCGGCCGGCAGATGGAGGCATTGGCGTTTCCATGAAACGCAAGCCCAGCAAGACCGGATTCAAGAAACTTCTCGCCGCCGACGCCAGTGCTATCGGCCGATCGCTGATCGGACTGCTCGAACTGGAGACATACAGCGGCACGATTGAGCCGGCCATGAATGGATCTTGATGACGCGCCAACATTTGCCGTCGAGCGTTCGGGCGCGCCTATCCAGATTTGCAAATCGAAGATGGCCGGCACCAACAGTTGGCGGGGGGCCTGATGGGGCGCCGGCCAGGCGGTTTGGGGTCCGCTTGCGTTGGATAATACGGGGCTTGGCGATCAAAGTAATTCCGTGATCGCGGAATGTCGGGAGGCGGTCGACGAGGCTCAGTCCTTTGCATCGTCACTGTCTTGCACAGAGCCATCGTTTTCATCCGCCGGGGTTTCCAACCCGGCCAGTTGCCGATCGGCCACTTCTTTGGCGAGGCCTACCAGGGCATCGACCTCTTGCATCTGGTCCATGTGACCGCCATTGGCGACGCGTTTCCGGATCCTCTTCAGTTGGTCAGAGGTTCGTCGCAATGTTTCGGCGATAGACGTCTTCTTGGCCACGCCTGCATCTCCTGCATCCCAACCCTTGAGACGAGCAAGCGTTCCGGCCCAAATGTAAACAGGCCGTCCTAAAGGTGCCCCCGTAATAGGTCGACACGTCTGGCATCGCAATTGCGTGGTCGGCAATGGGGCGGGCGGGCCTTGCCGCTTCGCAAACGGAGCGGTGGGGCTTTTGGATCTCCGCTTCCGGCTTAATCGGCCGATGGTGGTCGGAGCCTCTGATGCCGGTGGCAGGGGGCGGCTCGACAGCCGGATCGAGAGGCCGCCGAGCCTAACCGGCGGGGCTTTGAGGAGGGGCGGCGCCGGCTGGCAACACCATAGGCTTATCATGCATGATTGCTAATTTAGTAATGGTGATGCGACATGCGCGACCTTACTTCCATTGCAGGTGCCGGTTACCCCCAATCTCCGAGTTGATAAAACGACACTTGCCCTTTTAGTTTGCCAAAATGTTCGCGCTCGTAGCTCAACCAGGATAGAGCCACCACCAAAGCCTCGGGCAGATGCAGGTTCGATCCCTGCCGAGTGCACCAAAGTCCCACCAAGCAATCGCCGGTTTCTGTGCGGAAATTGGCCAAATATTGGATAGGGAAGGAAGTTTTCGGCCAAGTGCCTGAAAAGCCTGGTACGCCCAAGGGGAATCGAACCCCTGTTACCGCCGTGAAAGGGCGGTGTCCTGACCGCTAGACGATGGGCGCGCTCAGATTGAGCGCTTATAGTTGCGTCGCGCCAAACCGGCAACCCGTCTGCTGCTGCCTGCGACAACTTTTTCAATGGCCGCAAAACCGCGCGTTTTGGGCGATTCAATTGGTTCGGCGCTGCATTGCACGGCGTCCTCGGGCGGCACACTGCGGACGTTATCGTAAACCAGAGGAAGACCAGCCGTTACCGCCGGCGGCGGCAGCGCCAGTTCCAGTCGCGCTCGGGACCGACGTCGATGTGAACGGATTCGGTGTGGCAGTAGGTGCCGACGCCGCCACGCCCGGGCATGCTGCGGACATAGCTTGCCAGTTGCGATTTCGAGACGCCTGGAACCTGGATGTCGGCGGCGGCGCAATACATGTGCAGCGAATTCTTGGCGCCGTTGGCGCGGCGGTTGCGGGCCGGATCACGATAGCCGGAGGTGACGATCATCTTCTTGCCGTAGTGGCCCTCGATCGTCTTCAATACACGGACCAGCGAAGGCTTCAGGCAGGCAACGTCGACATTCTCGGTCTGCTTCAAAAGACCGTTGGGCGCCAGCCGGGCAAGGCCGGCGGCGGATGCCACCTGATAGGCACCCCCCTCATCCTCGTTGAGATCGACGTCGCTCTCGTCGTCGAGGCCGGACTTGCGCTTGATCTCGAAGAGTGCGGTCTTGCGCACGCCAGGCAGCGCGTCGTCGGTGAAATTGCTGGTATCGCCGATCGAAGCCAGTTGCACCGGCTTTTTCAGCCGATTTGGCCGAGGCCAGAGTAACGGTCGGCTTTGCCGCCGCCGCCTTGGGCTGGGCGGCCGTCGGTTGCTCGGCCGACCTGTTGTTGGCATGCGGAGCAGGTGCCGCCGAGGCGGGCGTGGCGCTGAACAAAGAGGCAAGGAACCCCTTCTTCTTTGGCGCATAGGCTTGCGGCTGCGGCTCTCCGGCGGTCACATAGACCGGATTGTTCATCGCCGGCGCGGCGGCTTCAGCCTTCTTCGGTGCGGCCGTGCCGGCATCAGCCGTTTCTGTCTTCTGCGTGGCAGCGTCGGCCTGTTCCGCCGTCTGCGCGGGCTGTTCCTGTGGCTGCGGCGTCTGGCCCGCAGTCGCCTCCGCGCCCGCAGGAGCGGTGACGGGGAAGCCGGCATCGGACCGGGCTCCGGCCTGGGTCCCCGGCTTCGCCACCGGCACATAAGCGACCTGCTCGGGAAGCGCCGCGTCACCCTCGGCGGTCATCGTCATCTGTGAAGTCGTCATCTGCGAGGACGAATCAGCGGCGACCTGTTGCGTGCCCGCGGCCGTGCTATTGTCCATGGACGAGGCATTGTAGCCAGGCATGCCGACGGACATTGTCGGGTCGCCGGCCGAAGTGCAGGACGCCAGGAGCACGGAGAAAAGCGCTGCCGCAATGGCGCGGCGTTCTCCCTTCGCGAAGCGCGATCCCGCTGATCTCAAAACAAAATTCCCCCTCGATGTCCGGCCGGTACGTCATTGGCGTGGCGTGAAACGTCCCGCCGAACTAATCCTTGTCCCCGAACCGGAAACGAGACCTGTATCAAAAAGGCAAGCCTCAAAGTAATTCGATGGCTAGAGGTGAATAGAGGCTACCTAAGGGTTGACGACACCATTTCGCCCTCTTTGGCAGGCACGTCAACTCACCAGACATTACAGAATGTTACACGCGCACCTTGACATAGGTGCCTGGCGCATCACCCAGGGTTTTCATG includes these proteins:
- a CDS encoding branched-chain amino acid ABC transporter permease; this translates as MSVFSDIFFGGLFQGSLYAMMAVGLALVWTTIGVFNFSHGVFMMLGAYFAWQLVAFGLPVMIAFPLAIIVMAGAGWILQASVVRPLIGRPNIVLVVVITTLAAGSLIENGALTLWGPRSKQLPSLIEGNTTIAGVGVSLHQIAIIVITPLILAALWSFLNRTRLGLALRAVAQNEDASHLVGLNVTALYGLAFAIAASLAGLAGIFMGGYRFMNPSMGADPLLKALIVVVFGGISSISGPIFAAYLIGFFEAASNYYFGLYWTPALLFLVLITTLMVRPEGIFASRSRGLA
- a CDS encoding ArgE/DapE family deacylase, with product MQDRDAAVAAAQAEIDRDRDWVIGLTSDMVQIPSVNPKFETRQGLNREADVQAMLEPILKADGFSTEQWDALPGRPNLVGEWAGDEERSLILCGHVDVVPVGEMKNWSVDPFGAAITNGRLYGRGAVDMKGGVAACLAAAHAIRKAGITLQGRLAIHTVVDEEAGGFGAMDAVARGKLAKAVLVAEPTWGDVLPVEGGLEWARVTIRGRNAHSALRYNEIYPQRHDKDRLEPGVNAIEIAARFIAAVRQYELDRTRAKSHPLLPLGMNTINIGVMQGGTGLGENGLPTVMTNPAIIPDVAVLDLDMKFLPDENSADYRRDFETFVHHFAAADAWLRENPPTIQWELGGLHFPPMNTPPDHPLVKSLVANKARIGKTPEVKGFVAVCDAAHYAGAGVDGVIFGPSGDGFHGADEYVEVDSVVETAKVIAASVIDWCGVR
- a CDS encoding MurR/RpiR family transcriptional regulator; this translates as MSIREELAHTTLALTSAEAKIVQVLLADYPMSGLGTATRLAKAAGVSDPTVMRLMVKLGYGGFAAFQGKLLAEIESRLHSPLLMMEAKRPANSSEGTVNDYFHSVSDSLDRTRTAVPSQSYGRAARMLLDCKGQVVLLGGRFSRHIASMLAGYLVQFRPGVHDIGALAPTDFDLLIDLGKRDLLVVFDYRRYQSDVVNFARQARERGIGILLFTDPWLSPISEHADLTLVAAIEANSPFDTLATAVVQMETVFAHALESEGQTVRKRIEDIEGIRRANGVTLDASDFTGRRSAAADDPAKWAAPFVRGKPKSAD
- a CDS encoding branched-chain amino acid ABC transporter permease; the encoded protein is MTLLNVAIPSAPGRVTWNREAIGFVAGFLLLALLPLVFGDSYSRHVLIMIFIYAIVASNWDLSLGYGGVFNFGHLALFGIGVYTYSLLAKLAGVDPWIALVAGGVIATLAAVLVTIPILRLKGIFIILVTFGFAQLVMQVIVSQSDLTGGTQGLVRVPGLYVFDHNMIRDGKLAYFYIALSLLVASTLFLRLFVRSRAGASIVALRDNEEYAISRGVSLVRQRVVTLAASAFFTGIAGAFYAAYQRNASIDVFGMSLATIILSMVLLGGTSTIYGAIIASFVLTVFSEAMADFGAWRLMISALLIIVIMLVYPSGLVGMIRAAGTVVADRIKRPA
- a CDS encoding ATP-binding cassette domain-containing protein codes for the protein MPLLEVEGVSKAFGSLKAVDDVSFAVEAGEIFGVAGPNGSGKSTLFNVITGIPFGPDKGRIRFDGMEIQGKPGNAIAQLGLLRTFQRETSFDGLTVFENALIGASYGKPGRGAAEARARAVEALEFVGLSTAMLGRLAGELSVFDRKCLMLATAIATEPRMLLLDEPASSLTKPEIEMSIGLIRRTAARGITVVLIEHVLTFLMSLSQHLLVLNQGRVLAAGEPRSVIADQRVVEAYLGTRRSAA
- a CDS encoding ABC transporter ATP-binding protein, which codes for MSESPILSVEAVTSGYGRVTVLHDITLEAGRFGNVGLFGPNGHGKTTLLRTISGLIAPKRGRVVFDGKDITGLSARAIVATGLIHVPQGNKLFPDLTIGDCMALGAYSPRARPHEAENREKVVKLFPKLAERWRQKVRTLSGGERQMVSIGTALMSHPRLLILDEPTLGLAPKIKDELCTAVMDISKGGVPLVVVEQDIEFLLELSRQLFLVDHGAVKTEIRPGESIEHSEIMAMYFGH